DNA from Besnoitia besnoiti strain Bb-Ger1 chromosome Unknown contig00053, whole genome shotgun sequence:
actaacgcgatctcctattttctagtaccattaggttctgtgttgttaactcaaagtatttgttccgagtttggtagtggtcttggttggacaatgtatcctccactaagtactagcttgatggtgttaaatccagaggcaactgattggattatcggaggtcttgcagtactaggaattagtagtattttaagttctattaacttccttggtacttgcgtcttcatgggttctaatgctggtgctaagaaactatattctatatatctgggctatcatatttactgcccttatgttagtcttcactctacctattcttactggtggattagttatgatccttcttgatctacacgtaaacactgaattttatgattctatgtattctggtgatagtgtactttatcaacatctattctggttcttcggacatccagaggtatacattctaattttacctgctttttggtgtagtctcgcagacattatctatgtatgctgctagatctgtcttcggtggacaatctatgatcttagctatgggttgtatttctattctaggttccttagtatgggcacatcatatgatgacagtcggtctagaggtagatacagaagcttatttctctgctatgactattatgattgcaattcctaccggttactaagattttcaactggttaggtacctatatggctagccatacaactacaagaaactgtagatctatgggctgctcttagttttatcctattgttttactctaggtggtactacaggtgtagttatgggtaacgctggtatggatattgccctacatgatacatactatattgtagctcatttccatttcgtattatctcttggtgcagtactagctactatatgtggctttatctttctatagcagagatatgttcggagatactgtaaatctattccatgtaaataccggtgcttctccatatttaagcatctggtttgtagtcttcttaggtagtatcttattaattttcatccctatgcatatacttggtttcaacgttatgccaagaaggataccagattaccctgattatctttgttatatttAATACAttggtgttcaattggttctatatccacaatagttatcatcttaactatgctctgcattaagtatagtggtatccagcgtatatttgaaaaaccaacatttgtatacaagctgtacgaatatcatgacattcactttggtagtcgccttcttaatgttagtctgtacggaatacttaggactatctctttatattaatgataatgcatttggtaatggacttttcatcttaactggtatacattttagccatgttattgttggagctatccttgtattcttcactcaaagtatctatagttctttagttacttacatgcctacaagctctataatgctaagcaaatctaaaggtatgttatgcaagatctttacagaaccattcactattttatatctacactttgtagaaaccatgtggatattaatccacattacattctatctctaaatcatataacggtcgtaaggtacgccggggataacaggtcagataatattgggagttctaatcctcggattgtatcagcacctccatgtcggctcattactcccttgttattgaacaagattcagttaggaacgctagttcaccgtcagatgtaatacgtgagctgggttaagaacgtctggagacagtttgttccctatctaccatattatctaattggtttaattttcttacaaacggcttttggtttgattgaattatcgcacccagataactccataccagtgaaccggtttgtaactccgcttcatatcgtacctgaatggtactttttagcatattatgcggtgttaaaagtaatcccatccaaaaccggtggtttgttagtatttatgttatcaacatgtcaatgaaatatcaacaacgatgaaacttatttggttaacataacaacatagaaggtaaagctggattacgttcaaactttacactggatacgtttcaatgttaacttactaaataccatgggagcgaagagaatctaatatgtaactccgttcatggaaatcaaaagagctttcacgctatctctagtgcctgtcgagtcgctcaaggaagatttgatcctgtatatgatttaagggatgtaaaggtgctcagggtctaaccgtcgggccatctggatcctcatattcaaagataattctatttaagaaagttttagataaacgacatgtgaagagtcggaccaactttcacgcacgacgataattacccgacaaggatttacctacctttggaccgtcataatacagccgccgtttacattttactgcaccgggcagggattatatactatacctctacagtggtatttagcagtatctagtgttgatgtacaacagacgctctccttgttccactacctaaccataatctattgttccagatattaaggaatgtacgcttcatataactacacaacgttatgccaagaaggataccagattaccctgattatctttgttatattaatacatggtgttcaattggttctatatccacaatagttatcatcttaactatgctctgtattaagtatagtggtatccagcgtatatttgaaaaaccaacatttgtatacaagctgtacgaatatcatgacattcactttggtagtcgccttcttaatgttagtctgtacggaatacacggatcggattcttgttggcctggcacctgtttagtaattggatgaacgctttttacgcctggtatgcatggataatactcgactcttctatagtttaaccgctactgctgggactgtatattatgtacttacggtagtactatcaagcctcttcttccaaatagatttcatggaaaacctaaaattcgcatgtttgattgacatttagccgctaatatacaatcatccaagatatatttatctatcgcaggttcggtctaatgtcccgttatactatatagatcacatggcttctggtactttgagatcatgctaacggcgagaagggaagtgtgtttcaataactagctgagtgcttgtacgataattatatcaatgcagtaccaattaaggcgtgtagcatctcctatgctccttaacatcacagctatgtcgaattatcgcacccagataactccataccagtgaaccggtttataactccgcttcatattgtacctgaatggtactttttagcatattatgcggtgttaaaagtaatcccatccaaaaccggtggtttgttagtatttatgtcctctctcattaacttagctcttttatctgaaattcgagctttgaatactcgaatgttgatacgacaacattttatgactcg
Protein-coding regions in this window:
- a CDS encoding cytochrome b (encoded by transcript BESB_064190) — its product is MLCIKYSGIQRIFEKPTFVYKLYEYHDIHFGSRLLNVSLYVELSHPDNSIPVNRFITPLHIVPEWYFLAYYAVLKVIPSKTGGLLVFMSSLINLALLSEIRALNTRMLIRQHFMTRNVVSGWVIIWVYSMIFLIIIGSAIPQATYILYGRLATIVYLTTGLVLCLY